The DNA region TGACGGGCATTCAAAAACCTCTAGAAGTGTATCTAGGACCGCTAAAAATTACTTGGAAGATAGATAAAAATGcaatttgataaaaaataattttttctttttcttattttactaTCCACCTCACTATTTCTCTTCTATCTTTATCATATCAAATGACCTACACAATTTACTATATTTCTTACTTCTATCTACTCATCTTTTCTCTTATCTGACTCTCTCTACTCTCTTTCTCACATTTACTAAACAAATCGTAATTGAACATTTTTCTGGCAACTAAAACGAAGTTCATGGTGGTTTAAAACCACTAGAAAGGAGGAAATAACAGCCAAAAAAATGTTGCTAGTAGATGTTTTtttaggtaaatgttagttgttagaaatgtttgTAAATTAGTCCTTTCACCAGGGTTTAAACATTGACCCCTTCAACCTTCATTCCCTCCAACTCTTATATCtccaactcttaccacttgagctaattCTAGCAGATGTGTGTTAAGtgtctggactgggcgagcccctagagtggcaacgcccagcatgtatcccgccctgaggcggggccctggccttcagatgggccttgatttcggaggcccaattgcatttaaaagacacccttagctctcgtacctcgagctcggtgtcttgtggactagtggactgggcgagcccctagaggggcaacgcccagcatgtatcccgccctgaggcggggccctggacttcagatgggccttgatcttggaggcccaattggcccaataggtagtactcaagctctataaataggaggtagttatcaattgtaagggacttttggctcatttgatgaaataacacttgaaattcagcactccctctcactctcattctctcttggcacaatccctctacctctaggtactatgcctctcttcaatgttcattcccagaacagtgTCCATTTTCATCCAAATTGAGAAGACCCAATAAGATGACGGAGCCCACAACCCAAATTTATACTCTCTCCCTTCACCCATCTCAAACCAAACAAGGTAACTTTACTCTCACTTTCCTAACTCTCTCCACGCTCTTTCTCTCTTCCCAAACCACTCTCAAACAAACAATGTGTAAGAGAATTTTTTGAATGATCTAAAAtcaacttttcttttttaagAAAAACTCCTTAACCTAGTTTAATTAGTAAATAAATCTTACCTGACTTGCACCTCGTGTGGGCTAGTCTATAGATTCTTAACGGGTCACAAGCTTATCCCATCTCAACACATGGTGTCTCAATTATATAAGAGAATCTATAAACTATTTTGTTGCCGTGAATCAAGAAAATTGGTGCAAACACCACCAGTCCTTCCCATCCATACAATTAATGAACACTATACTTTATTAGAGAGACATCTCTCACGAGGTATATGTATATGTCATTTTACTTTCCTCTTCATCATATTGGAATGAAGACAAatgtttaattaatatttaaagaaaaatcaaacgATTCTGTAGAAAATTTGAGGATCTGATGTAATATGCTACCAAATGAAAGAATTCTGTTACTGATGGGTACAACCGCCAAATGGATCATAAATTGTGAAGAATTATTGAGCTAATTGACCCTTGTGGTATAGGATGATTATAATAATTACTTGATTTATTCATTATACTAGTAAAATTGTTAAACCACTGAGAGTGGAAACAGTGCATTTCTAAAATCACAGTAAAACCCAAAgagatactccctccgttccctattataagtcacattttttgaaaattttttgttacaaaatataagtcactttctaatatctaggaagcattaaataatttttccaagttcaccctcatatttaatatgaaagagatgataaactttagaagtattaacttggagagagaaaatcataggaaagtaaataagggtaatctaggaaagtaaatcattttttttacaaatttattactaataactacttttcttaatctaagagaattagttatttgtgacttatatataggaacggagggagtattttggTGCATGTATGGCACAAAACATTTGTCCAGCTATGCATGATTTGACCATATGTGAGTAAATGAGGAGAgacagaatcaattctgaactGTAAGAACAAGTTAGATATTGAGTAACTCTTCTGAGGAAAAGTGAGATGTAAAGCTAGCAACATTGATTACAGGAGCTAGATAATCTGTTCATTGAAATTCAAAGCTATTATAAGTGTCATTCGTAAGAGATAATATTGTTTCGAGTTGGGAACATAACATTATGAAAAATTTAGCGTTTTCAATACTACAAAACTTAAACTCGAGACCTTAACTTAGATAAATAAAATATGTGTTATTTGAATCAACCATTGGTATTAAGCAGTTTTCTTTCCCAAGAAAGGGGCACAATTTGTCTGCTGTGGTAGTCCTTTACTATTTGGATCAATTATTAATTGTTCAGCGTTctaaattttttaatacattCAAAAATTGTTATTGTAAGTCTAATTCATGTTTGTTACCTAATTTCATATCTGTATTAATTCCATAAGTTGAGTTTACACGGAGTTGACTTCAGCACTTAATTTTGAAGCCATCATTATATTCAACATCTCAACAAATCAATATTGGAAAATCAAAATTCcattgaaggagaaaaaaatgcACAGGGTGGCTTGATTACAACATCATATATTTAGAGGTAGGAAATTAAATTGGAAATTGGAAGACATTCTTGATTATATTATACATACATGTTTGGTGGTGAACTTGGAATATACCTTTTGAACACTGCATATCTGTAAAAAGCTTCAAGCTTGAGGCATGAACTTGGCATTTGAGGAGGCAACAAAAGTGGCATTACTTAAGGTATGTGTCTGGGTAAAAGAAGCAAGCACAAGGATTGGAAATCATTATGGTGGGCATTCAAAAGGCAACCAGGGACAGACTGATTTTGGTTTAGATTCTTTAGTTTAAATTCTTGAGAACTTGCAGGGGAGTGAATGTGGAGGGTCCTCCAATGTATAcgttttaaaatatatttctcatTTTCAAATTAAGAGTTTTTACTgagatttagtttttttttgaaacagagATTTAATTATAGTAAAGTTAGATCCCCGTAAGGCGAAGGGACAACAAAAAATGAGATTAGTCTTGCCCTCAAAAAGGGGatgtctatcaaaaaaaaaacagaagctaCATTTAGATGAAAATATAGATTTTATCaataaggaaaaaaaagagCCACATGTAAAAGAGACTATCTGGCAGTGGCGGAGCTTGACCAAAATATTAGGAGGagctaaaataatttttttaacacaTAAGCTAATTTTTATAAGCTCAAATGTATTCAATTCAGTACAAGGGTGTTTAAACCTACATGCAACAAATTTCAATGGCTCTAGTTCAAAGAAATCTTACTAAACACACACCTACAACAAACCCCTCAACTAGCAGTAAATGCATCAGAAGATATGGTTCCCACAAGGATTAGCTTAACTGGCCGAAAAACATCTCCTGAGATCAATAATGAAATTTGGTGAGGATCTTTTCTCAAATTTAACCTGCACCATGCCAATCACCATGCCAATAAGGTTCCTTTCAAGAGTTGCAGTATAAACATTACATTAGTAATTCAAGAAAATGTGGTTAAAAAAAGCTTTGAGTTTGAGAGCTGCACCCAAAGAATATTGATGTGAGAGCAAGAaaaagattaaaagaaaaatgaagataaaaaggTTGTGTTAGAGTTAGAAACCTGGAGTTTTGCACAAGAGGGTGAAAGTTTGGAAGCAAAGTTACTTTACTTTCTAATATTTATCATTATTATAATATATCTATATGAGAAAATTGGTTTGACAGTGAGAATTGTGATGTGAGAAGCTTCACATTTTTGTTTTATATGTCTGGCCCACTCCTTTTACACACATAATATAATAGTATTACTACTAGTACTCAAAAAAAATTTGGAGACAATGGGGGAGCTGAGGCTCCTCCCAGTCACTTAAATGCTCCGCCACTGCTATCCGGTGAATTTCCAAAAATCATGtaggaaaaaaaaaccacatCTATGAAAAAGACTCGTGAAAGCAAACTTTCTCATTCTTGTGATAACTCTTCAACTCatttatttaactcaaactttctcatggaTTATTTAGACAACTCCcggtaagaaagaaaaaaagagagccACATGTATGAAAAAGACTCCTGAAATTCCGAAAAATCATGTTGGCATTGATCTTAAATCAGTAGTTCTCTAATTTAAGCTGTAAAATTGGCTCATATTCAACATCTCAGAATGTTTTTGAGTATTTCATAATTTGACAACTAAATTAAGCACAGATTTTTTCATTCCAGAGAGTCGCAAGCCACCTACTTTTGGGAGAGTAAAAGTATCTCAGATAAATGAGTTGTAGAGTTATCACAAGAATGAGACTCTATTactttttatgaaaaaaatatacataaaacTGTTACATTATGACTTTGTTATCATGTTATGTGCAAAATTGACATAAAAAACCCATCCCTTATTAAATGTACTATGCTGAGAACCACAAATAAAGCTTCCAGATACTGCCAAAGAAGTTTTAGCTGCAATAGATGACCCACAGGCTTAAGTGCTTAACATGAATCAATATCATGTGCACTAAATAAAACAACTGGGAGGAAATTGATTGGGTGGTTGTTTTTTAGGAGAATAAAATGAGAGATCCTTGTACAAATGTATAAATCATGGCAATTATACATTTGCCCAATCCAGGTTTGAAGCCCAGtaccttttttttgtcaatcaaAGCCCAGTACCTTAAATGGAACATAATAGTACCTGAAAAGCTGAAATGTAACACAATAAGTCCACTAGCCCAGCATAattcattgaccaaaaaaaaaagcccaGCATAATTCTTGTTACCTGAAATGATATATTATAGAGTGAAATACACTCTTTGaccaaaaaaggaaaaaaaagagtaaaatacactcttCCCTCCCTTCAGAgttgttaaaacttaaaataacACTTTTTTGTCAtagtttttttcatttttatgctTCCTCAAGtgatttttactaatatataatggATAAAGAATTACAGTGAAAGAACGTTTTTACATAATACACACATGTATTATATTATATAGCTAATACTTAATAATAGTAATTACCTTATGaagacattttttattttaaaattatgttatctcaattatttattaataaatattattttattattgattaattttaattcttatatTTGTTATGGATGCAAATGTCAaatcaaattttatatttaaattttttattatttaatataggtGGTTGAATAGTTTTTGCCAATTCAATTTgtttagtttataattttattatttaacataattttacaaaggaaatttattattttttagtgTATTTTAATTCAAATGTAGAAATTGTTTATTgcttaatgcatttaatgtaagAGTTCAAGtttcttttaatatttcagctacttaatatattttaatttttagttatatgcataaaaattttgaaaaataatatataaattttaatgcaaaatgaaaataaataagtaattaaatttttaacttATATATGTACAACCCAAGTCAATTTTACAACTTTAATACTTAATATATTACCATGATATTTAACTTCAATACTTAATACatttagtatatatatatatatatatattttagtaataagttttatttattattttttaaacatccctgaacttgtgattgataaataaaataaaaataatattaatgtgAATTTAATATATAAGATATTGGAAACTTTTTCAattaggtatatatatatataaactttcTAATATTGTTAGTAATGTAAATGTAGtcaatttcttttggttacaaaaggtagtcaatttcaattatttttatttgaataataattgaaatttaaatactattaatatttaattttaaatatgagaatttgaaaagtttaaaaattgataattagtatgataaataataaagtgaatgtatttttttttaattttcaatttaattatttaatgtatttaatacaaaggaTTTTTTTGCATtgcttaatgtatttaatgcaaagttcaagtctcctttacatatataataatatatatatatatatatatagtgattgataaataaaataaaataaatattaatgtgaatttaatatataatatattggaAACTTTTTCAATTAGGTATATATATTAAAACTTTctaatattgtttttttaaagaCTTTCTAATATTGTTAGTAAtgtaaaggtagtcaatttattttggttacaaaaggtaatcaattttaattattgttatttgaataataattgaaatttaaatactattaatatttaattttaaatatgagaatttaaaaagtttaaaaattgaTAATTAGTATGATAAATAATAAAGCGAATgtagtttttttcaatttaattatttaatacaaAGGAATTTTTTGCATTGCTTAATGTAATTAATGCAAAGTTCAAGTCTCAtttacacacacatatatatttatatatatatatatatatatatattttgtcaTGTTAAATGTGTGAAAAATCTTTGTTATGTCCAACTCTAACAGTAATCATCCACCAAATTAAGCTACCATGGCTCTTTTTCTCATCTCTTGAGTGTTACACATGTTAATATCCTGCCTCTATTTTGTTCATCCATATCAATCACACACTCTAGCTTCCGATTCACATTTCAATTGGAAACCCCTGTTCTCCATATATATAACTTCGATTCTTTGGCTTATCATTGTGCCATTAAACACTCGATTGAGAATTAGCATAAATTCTCAAACAGGATATTACAGAGTTTATCTGGTGTTGACATAAATTCTGCTAAACAGTTGTTCTAGTTACCAATATCCATGCTGGAAGCGAAGACATCAAGATTGACAAAACTAGCAGCATGTTTTGCAGTATTGGGGTTCATCTTCATTCTCCAGATTACTGTGATACGAGGTATTTTGTCTATATTGTGGAGTATATAATTCAAAATGTCAGTTTGATTCTCCTTACAAATTAAAATGTTTAGAAATACTTTCAAACTCATCATGTATATGTGAAATTTTCATCTTTATGTTAAAACATCAACTTGTTCATGCAGATGCAACTATGTGGAAAGTGAAACTAGCTTACATGCTCTCAATTTCACATTGGGAATGGGATTTGGATGGCAGCAACAATGGTGAAATCTCATGTGACACCTCTCACAAAGAGTTTGATATTTGCTCTGTGGACACCCCAGCACTTCTGGACCCATCTTTGTTAACTCTCTCCACATTGGGCCCCCATACATGGGCCCAACCCCACATCCCTTTCAAAATCCATCCATACCCTCTCAAGAATGACAAAAATGCAATATCCTACGTTAGAGAACTCACTCTCACCTCATCTCCACCAAAATCGTCCTGTGACATCACACATCATACCCCGGCACTTATATTCAGTGCGGGCGGGTACAACGGAAACTTTTACCATGAAATAAATGAGAACTTCATACCCCTCTTCATCACCATCAATTCATTATTCCCGGATCAAAACGTTGTACTTGTGATCACAGATGGTAGGATTTGGTGGTTCCAAAAGTATGCTGAATTGTTATCCGCATTTAGTCCCTACCATAAGGTGATTAACACAAACAACATCACCACCACACATTGCTTCCCATCAGCTACCATAGGGTTGATAAAGCATGGGCCCATTATCATAAACCCAAAATTGCTACCACACCCTAAGACCCTCCTTGATTTCCGTGCTTTCCTTCAAAATGCATACACCAAGAGCAGCACCAACACCCCATTAAATTATATGTTACAGAATAATAGTAGCAGACTTAATACAACGGACCAAAATTCTGACGAGCACCCTAAGCCACGTCTCATATTGTTGAGTAGGAGTGGGAATGCGAGCCGAGTGATTTTGAACCAAGATGAAGTTATCAAGTTAGCTGAGGAGGTAGGGTTCAATGTGCATGTGTTGGAGCCATCAAGAAAGTCTTCAATGGCCAATATCTATAATATGATTCACACAAGCCATGTGTTGTTAGGGGTGCATGGTGCAGGTTTGACAAATTCTTTGTTCCTTAGACCGGGCTCAGTGTTGGTGCAAGTGGTTCCAATTGGAACTGATTGGGCCTCCAAAACTTACTATGAGAAACCCACTGAGATTTTGGGATTGCAATACATTGAGTACAAGATTGAGGCAAATGAAAGCAGCTTGTCACTAAGTTATGGAGCTGATAGCTTAGTGATCAAGGATCCAGCAACTTATCTTAAGGAAAAAGGGGCAAATAAACGGATAtacttgaagaaacaaaatttagaaattaatatatttagatTTAGAAAGTGTTTGGCAAAAGCATATGAAAAGGCAAAGATATTTATGAGTAGTATCAACTAGATTAATAGTAAATTACATTTTAATTTGAACAATATACATTATTTTGCTTTCTTTCCCCTCAATGTATCCTTTTCTTTTGTCTATTTAATTCTATATAAGTAACCATTGAGGTTGTCTAAATTACTCATGTGGGTTGTTTAATCAGCTTTGAGTTCTCTTAGTTTCATTGAGAtcgctttttattttatttaatccatttttaaaaaattaatttaactcATATAACAACAATATAATACACTCCAAAAAAGTGAGAAAAAGTCTAATGTTTAATATTTATCTTATGTTGATAAGATAGGTAGTGAAGCTATTGGTTTATGATTGTGCTTATGCTTACCCTTTAGTGAGAATGAGAGACCGAATACAATCACTTGGCACATAATAGTAGTATATTAATATGGCATCTAAAGTAAagcaatctatatatatatgtaaaggagacttgagtttttgcatGCATTAAgtgcattaaaccataaagctctcaaaattttatattaaatacattaaaaaata from Lotus japonicus ecotype B-129 chromosome 2, LjGifu_v1.2 includes:
- the LOC130735706 gene encoding xylan glycosyltransferase MUCI21-like, with protein sequence MLEAKTSRLTKLAACFAVLGFIFILQITVIRDATMWKVKLAYMLSISHWEWDLDGSNNGEISCDTSHKEFDICSVDTPALLDPSLLTLSTLGPHTWAQPHIPFKIHPYPLKNDKNAISYVRELTLTSSPPKSSCDITHHTPALIFSAGGYNGNFYHEINENFIPLFITINSLFPDQNVVLVITDGRIWWFQKYAELLSAFSPYHKVINTNNITTTHCFPSATIGLIKHGPIIINPKLLPHPKTLLDFRAFLQNAYTKSSTNTPLNYMLQNNSSRLNTTDQNSDEHPKPRLILLSRSGNASRVILNQDEVIKLAEEVGFNVHVLEPSRKSSMANIYNMIHTSHVLLGVHGAGLTNSLFLRPGSVLVQVVPIGTDWASKTYYEKPTEILGLQYIEYKIEANESSLSLSYGADSLVIKDPATYLKEKGANKRIYLKKQNLEINIFRFRKCLAKAYEKAKIFMSSIN